In Acidobacteriota bacterium, the following proteins share a genomic window:
- a CDS encoding SRPBCC domain-containing protein, protein MRHPANLNERFEQHLAIGAPPADVFACFFAPEALRAWWQAVRSVTTPVPFGVYAIEWKTTPFRDDVLGPLGGVFHGTVVDVKPGRSFLVADAYWIPPEGDALGPMAFEIDCAPDPAGCRLHVRQDGYAPSPRWERYYAVVSRGWQVSLIALKRYAEGR, encoded by the coding sequence GTGCGCCATCCCGCCAACCTCAACGAGCGCTTCGAGCAGCACCTGGCGATCGGTGCGCCGCCTGCCGACGTCTTCGCCTGCTTCTTCGCGCCAGAGGCGCTCAGGGCGTGGTGGCAGGCCGTACGCTCGGTCACGACGCCCGTACCGTTCGGCGTCTACGCCATCGAGTGGAAGACGACGCCGTTTCGCGACGATGTGCTCGGTCCACTCGGCGGCGTTTTCCATGGCACGGTCGTGGACGTCAAGCCCGGCCGATCGTTTCTCGTCGCCGACGCCTACTGGATTCCGCCCGAAGGCGATGCGCTCGGTCCCATGGCCTTCGAGATCGACTGCGCGCCCGATCCGGCGGGCTGCCGCCTCCACGTGCGACAGGACGGCTACGCGCCGTCCCCTCGATGGGAGCGGTACTACGCAGTGGTCTCCCGCGGCTGGCAGGTCTCGCTCATCGCGCTCAAGCGCTACGCGGAAGGGAGATAG